The following are from one region of the Spodoptera frugiperda isolate SF20-4 chromosome 20, AGI-APGP_CSIRO_Sfru_2.0, whole genome shotgun sequence genome:
- the LOC118261947 gene encoding tubulin alpha-8 chain-like isoform X2: MRECISVHVGQAGVQMGVACWQLYCLEHGIRPDGTLPACEQDPNATDSCFNTFFSEADRGKMVPRVVMVDLEATVIDEVRSGEYRQLYHPEQLITGKEDAANNYARGHYSTGREVLGPVMERVRKLADQCTGLQGFFVFHSFGGGTGSGFTSLLMEKLSEEFGKKSKLEFAIYPAPQVSTAVVEPYNAVLTTHATIGHSDCAFMVDNEAIYDICRRRLSIERPSYANLNRLISQVVSSITASLRFDGALNVDLTEFQTNLVPYPRIHFPLAAYAPVVSADKAYHEGMSVSEITAELFEPQNQMVKCDPRDGKYMACCLLYRGDVVPKDVNAAIAAMKGRAGIRFVDWCPTGFKVGINYQPPSVVAGGDLAQVKRAASMLSNTTAIAEAWGKLDHKFDLMYSKRAFVHWYVGEGMEEGEFSEAREDLAALERDYDEVAIETSDMQPGFDDEL; the protein is encoded by the exons ATG AGGGAGTGCATCTCAGTGCACGTTGGGCAGGCGGGCGTGCAGATGGGTGTGGCGTGCTGGCAGCTCTACTGCCTGGAGCACGGCATCCGTCCTGACGGTACCTTGCCGGCCTGTGAGCAGGACCCCAATGCGACGGACTCTTGTTTTAATACCTTCTTCTCTGAAGCTGATCGAGGAAAAATGGTTCCGAGGGTTGTTATGGTGGATTTAGAGGCTACTGTTATAG ACGAGGTTCGTTCAGGTGAATATCGGCAGCTATACCACCCGGAACAGCTGATCACAGGCAAGGAGGATGCGGCCAATAACTACGCTCGTGGCCACTACTCCACTGGCCGTGAAGTGCTGGGGCCTGTCATGGAAAGAGTCAGGAAGTTGGCAGACCAGTGTACTGGTTTGCAG GGTTTCTTCGTATTTCACTCTTTTGGCGGCGGGACAGGCTCCGGCTTTACGTCACTGCTCATGGAGAAACTCTCAGAAGAATTTGGCAAGAAGAGTAAACTTGAGTTTGCTATTTATCCCGCACCgcaa GTGTCAACAGCGGTAGTGGAGCCTTACAACGCAGTGTTGACGACACATGCCACCATTGGTCACTCGGACTGCGCGTTCATGGTGGACAATGAGGCCATATACGACATTTGTAGGCGGCGGTTGTCCATTGAGAGGCCGTCCTATGCCAACCTCAACAGGCTTATTTCACAA GTGGTGTCGTCTATCACAGCGTCGCTGCGTTTCGACGGAGCTCTGAACGTGGACCTGACAGAGTTCCAGACGAACCTGGTACCCTACCCGCGCATACACTTCCCACTCGCTGCTTATGCGCCCGTGGTCTCTGCTGATAAG GCATACCACGAAGGCATGTCAGTGTCAGAGATCACAGCAGAGCTGTTCGAGCCACAGAACCAGATGGTGAAGTGCGACCCTCGCGACGGCAAGTACATGGCGTGCTGCCTCCTGTACCGCGGCGACGTGGTGCCCAAAGACGTGAACGCTGCTATTGCGGCCATGAAGGGCCGGGCCGGGATCCGGTTCGTGGATTGGTGTCCTACTGGATttaag GTTGGCATTAACTACCAGCCGCCGTCGGTGGTGGCGGGCGGGGACCTGGCGCAGGTGAAGCGTGCCGCCTCCATGCTCAGCAACACCACCGCCATCGCCGAAGCGTGGGGTAAACTCGACCACAAGTTCGACCTCATGTACTCCAAGCGAGCGTTTGTGCACTGGTACGTGGGCGAAGGCATGGAAGAGGGTGAATTCTCAGAAGCCCGTGAAGACCTTGCAGCACTTGAGCGTGACTACGACGAAGTTGCCATCGAGACGTCTGACATGCAGCCTGGCTTCGACGACGAGCTATGA
- the LOC118261947 gene encoding tubulin alpha-8 chain-like isoform X1 gives MQRECISVHVGQAGVQMGVACWQLYCLEHGIRPDGTLPACEQDPNATDSCFNTFFSEADRGKMVPRVVMVDLEATVIDEVRSGEYRQLYHPEQLITGKEDAANNYARGHYSTGREVLGPVMERVRKLADQCTGLQGFFVFHSFGGGTGSGFTSLLMEKLSEEFGKKSKLEFAIYPAPQVSTAVVEPYNAVLTTHATIGHSDCAFMVDNEAIYDICRRRLSIERPSYANLNRLISQVVSSITASLRFDGALNVDLTEFQTNLVPYPRIHFPLAAYAPVVSADKAYHEGMSVSEITAELFEPQNQMVKCDPRDGKYMACCLLYRGDVVPKDVNAAIAAMKGRAGIRFVDWCPTGFKVGINYQPPSVVAGGDLAQVKRAASMLSNTTAIAEAWGKLDHKFDLMYSKRAFVHWYVGEGMEEGEFSEAREDLAALERDYDEVAIETSDMQPGFDDEL, from the exons ATG CAGAGGGAGTGCATCTCAGTGCACGTTGGGCAGGCGGGCGTGCAGATGGGTGTGGCGTGCTGGCAGCTCTACTGCCTGGAGCACGGCATCCGTCCTGACGGTACCTTGCCGGCCTGTGAGCAGGACCCCAATGCGACGGACTCTTGTTTTAATACCTTCTTCTCTGAAGCTGATCGAGGAAAAATGGTTCCGAGGGTTGTTATGGTGGATTTAGAGGCTACTGTTATAG ACGAGGTTCGTTCAGGTGAATATCGGCAGCTATACCACCCGGAACAGCTGATCACAGGCAAGGAGGATGCGGCCAATAACTACGCTCGTGGCCACTACTCCACTGGCCGTGAAGTGCTGGGGCCTGTCATGGAAAGAGTCAGGAAGTTGGCAGACCAGTGTACTGGTTTGCAG GGTTTCTTCGTATTTCACTCTTTTGGCGGCGGGACAGGCTCCGGCTTTACGTCACTGCTCATGGAGAAACTCTCAGAAGAATTTGGCAAGAAGAGTAAACTTGAGTTTGCTATTTATCCCGCACCgcaa GTGTCAACAGCGGTAGTGGAGCCTTACAACGCAGTGTTGACGACACATGCCACCATTGGTCACTCGGACTGCGCGTTCATGGTGGACAATGAGGCCATATACGACATTTGTAGGCGGCGGTTGTCCATTGAGAGGCCGTCCTATGCCAACCTCAACAGGCTTATTTCACAA GTGGTGTCGTCTATCACAGCGTCGCTGCGTTTCGACGGAGCTCTGAACGTGGACCTGACAGAGTTCCAGACGAACCTGGTACCCTACCCGCGCATACACTTCCCACTCGCTGCTTATGCGCCCGTGGTCTCTGCTGATAAG GCATACCACGAAGGCATGTCAGTGTCAGAGATCACAGCAGAGCTGTTCGAGCCACAGAACCAGATGGTGAAGTGCGACCCTCGCGACGGCAAGTACATGGCGTGCTGCCTCCTGTACCGCGGCGACGTGGTGCCCAAAGACGTGAACGCTGCTATTGCGGCCATGAAGGGCCGGGCCGGGATCCGGTTCGTGGATTGGTGTCCTACTGGATttaag GTTGGCATTAACTACCAGCCGCCGTCGGTGGTGGCGGGCGGGGACCTGGCGCAGGTGAAGCGTGCCGCCTCCATGCTCAGCAACACCACCGCCATCGCCGAAGCGTGGGGTAAACTCGACCACAAGTTCGACCTCATGTACTCCAAGCGAGCGTTTGTGCACTGGTACGTGGGCGAAGGCATGGAAGAGGGTGAATTCTCAGAAGCCCGTGAAGACCTTGCAGCACTTGAGCGTGACTACGACGAAGTTGCCATCGAGACGTCTGACATGCAGCCTGGCTTCGACGACGAGCTATGA
- the LOC118261855 gene encoding insulin-related peptide 4, with the protein MKFTLVLLVVVACFWCCAAQSANFYCGRRLAEVLSKLCWDHTEEKRDAGWWMSADAARSLSGVRGKRGPVDECCDKPCTVDELLAYCFY; encoded by the coding sequence ATGAAGTTTACTTTGGTCCTTCTGGTCGTAGTGGCTTGCTTCTGGTGCTGTGCGGCGCAGAGCGCTAATTTCTACTGTGGCCGCCGACTTGCTGAGGTGTTGTCGAAGCTATGCTGGGATCATACGGAAGAGAAACGTGATGCTGGGTGGTGGATGTCTGCGGACGCGGCTCGGTCACTAAGTGGGGTGCGCGGCAAACGTGGTCCTGTCGACGAGTGCTGCGACAAGCCCTGCACCGTGGATGAACTACTCGCCTACTGCTTCTATTAA